One window from the genome of Paramisgurnus dabryanus chromosome 24, PD_genome_1.1, whole genome shotgun sequence encodes:
- the hsh2d gene encoding hematopoietic SH2 domain-containing protein homolog, which translates to MALASPQDNGSPAFSWVADFQRSCVLRNGIVPEWFHGTISRKAAEEILMCKPPGYFLIRISESRVGYTLSHRDEDRCRHFMIDMLPDNQYVIVGENNKHRSLHDLVAFHRGTPIPPSSQLLTVACEQGDKTSYSELLFPQRRNINPVRIARTNSLPQECAAPLSNISGPKPTSPVQNESPTLCTSPSTGLYPCLQTELTPLNLQSMEPPVPKPRTICISTSLTQDTPPQLPPRDCLPSHPHATTEVDRSLMKVCPEKHQIPPNTPSEDKGTNRNQQKHQQQSKPAIMSLAQIKRKLKKKQSQSEEHAYEEIPKDISNSSGIENLRQPSENDYFRLLENCPFSSYQKSDGIPNMADRKIQVEYQNPPPFAPGY; encoded by the exons ATGGCTTTGGCCTCACCTCAAGACAATGGCAGTCCAGCATTCAGCTGGGTTGCAGACTTCCAGCGTAGCTGCGTTTTAAGGAACGGAATCGTTCCGGAATGGTTCCACGGCACTATTTCCAGAAA GGCCGCGGAGGAAATATTGATGTGCAAACCACCCGGCTACTTCCTCATTCGAATAAGCGAGAGCAGGGTGGGATACACGCTATCACATCG AGATGAAGACCGTTGTAGACACTTCATGATTGACATGTTGCCGGATAACCAATACGTAATAGTGGGCGAAAACAACAAACATCGTTCTCTTCACGACCTTGTGGCCTTTCATCGTGGGACCCCCATCCCACCCTCCAGCCAACTGCTGACCGTGGCCTGCGAACAG GGTGACAAAACTAGCTATTCAGAATTGCTTTTTCCCCAAAGGAGAAACATTAACCCTGTGCGAATTGCACGGACGAATTCTTTACCACAAGAATGTGCAGCACCTCTCTCGAATATCTCCGGGCCCAAACCGACCTCGCCCGTCCAAAACGAATCACCGACACTATGCACAAGCCCCAGCACAGGACTTTATCCTTGCTTGCAGACAGAACTGACCCCCCTTAATCTACAAAGCATG GAACCGCCCGTTCCCAAACCCAGAACAATATGCATCTCCACATCACTAACTCAAGACACACCACCACAGTTACCACCTAGAGATTGCCTGCCAAGTCATCCGCACGCTACCACAGAAGTAGATAGATCGCTGATGAAAGTATGTCCTGAAAAACATCAGATCCCGCCCAACACACCCTCTGAAGATAAAGGAACCAACCGTAACCAACAAAAACACCAACAGCAGTCAAAACCCGCCATCATGAGCTTGGCTCAGATCAAGAGGAAGCTTAAAAAGAAACAAAGCCAGTCTGAGGAACACGCGTATGAAGAAATTCCTAAAGACATTTCTAACTCTTCAGGTATTGAGAACCTTCGACAACCTTCGGAAAATGACTATTTTAGGCTGCTTGAAAACTGTCCGTTTTCGAGCTATCAAAAATCTGATGGTATCCCCAACATGGCTGATAGGAAAATACAAGTAGAGTACCAAAATCCACCTCCATTCGCGCCTGGTTACTAG